The following are from one region of the Cyanobium gracile PCC 6307 genome:
- a CDS encoding ABC-F family ATP-binding cassette domain-containing protein encodes MSLISLVGAAKDFGLRSLFAGLDLHVGERDRLGLIGPNGAGKSTLLRVLAGLEPLDRGERRCHARTRVVLLDQEPRLDPALTVLEQVFAGDGEAMALLREYAGVSHQLASGAEDDQLLARLSALQHRMDGCQAWDLERRCREVLERLGIDADHQERTIGELSGGNRRRVALAAALVAEPEVLLLDEPTNHLDAEGVEWLQSYLDRFAGALVLVTHDRYLLDRVTRRIVAVERGEARPYEGNYGTYLALKAAEEEAEASTAAKLKGTLRRELAWLRQGPKARSTKQKARLQRIDALLETPTRQGRASLAMAATARRIGKRAITAEGLAVAVGDRTLLRDFSYDFSPEDRVGIIGPNGAGKSSLLEVIAGRRPPSDGLLELGATVKLAYFDQHSDVLLARDGKRKVIEVVQEAASRVQVDGVELTASQLLERFLFPPAQQHQPVAKLSGGERRRLHLCRLLIEAPNVLLLDEPTNDLDVQTLSVLEDFLEDFRGCVVVVSHDRWFLDRTVDRLFHFEGGRLERFEGNYSSWLERRPQAPAATLGPSASPSAGTAAATESTRRSSPTTKAATAGRRRRSFKEARELERLESELPELEQRRRELEQHLAAPSGPDYARLEALTHELAALVERIAAAEERWLTLSELAT; translated from the coding sequence ATGAGCCTGATCAGCCTGGTGGGGGCCGCCAAGGACTTCGGCCTGCGCAGCCTGTTCGCCGGCCTCGATCTGCACGTGGGGGAGCGGGACCGGCTGGGGCTGATCGGCCCCAACGGCGCCGGCAAGAGCACCCTGCTGCGGGTGCTGGCGGGTCTCGAACCGCTCGATCGCGGGGAGCGCCGCTGCCACGCCCGCACCCGGGTGGTGCTGCTCGACCAGGAGCCTCGGCTGGATCCGGCCCTGACCGTGCTTGAGCAGGTGTTCGCCGGTGATGGGGAAGCCATGGCCCTGCTGCGGGAGTACGCCGGGGTGAGCCACCAGCTGGCCAGCGGCGCCGAAGACGACCAGCTGCTGGCCCGCCTGAGCGCCCTGCAGCACCGCATGGACGGTTGCCAGGCCTGGGACCTGGAGCGACGCTGCCGGGAGGTGCTGGAGCGCCTGGGCATCGACGCGGACCACCAGGAGCGGACGATCGGGGAGCTCTCCGGCGGCAACCGGCGCCGCGTCGCCCTGGCGGCGGCCCTGGTGGCCGAGCCGGAGGTGCTGCTGCTGGATGAACCCACCAACCACCTCGATGCTGAAGGGGTGGAGTGGCTGCAGAGCTACCTGGATCGCTTCGCCGGCGCCCTGGTACTCGTCACCCACGACCGCTACCTGCTCGATCGGGTCACCCGCCGGATTGTGGCGGTGGAGCGGGGCGAGGCCCGGCCCTATGAGGGCAACTACGGCACCTACCTGGCCCTGAAGGCGGCCGAGGAGGAGGCCGAAGCCTCCACCGCCGCCAAGCTCAAGGGCACCCTGCGGCGGGAGCTGGCCTGGCTGCGCCAGGGCCCCAAGGCCCGCAGCACCAAGCAGAAGGCCCGGCTGCAGCGCATCGATGCCCTGCTGGAGACCCCCACCCGTCAGGGGCGGGCCAGCCTGGCGATGGCCGCCACCGCCCGGCGCATCGGCAAGCGGGCCATCACCGCCGAGGGCCTGGCGGTGGCCGTGGGGGATCGCACCCTGCTACGGGACTTCAGCTACGACTTCAGCCCCGAGGACCGGGTGGGGATCATCGGGCCCAACGGAGCCGGTAAATCCAGCCTGCTGGAGGTGATCGCCGGCCGCCGCCCCCCCAGCGACGGCCTGCTGGAGCTGGGGGCGACGGTGAAGCTGGCCTACTTCGACCAGCACAGCGACGTGCTGCTGGCCAGGGACGGCAAGCGCAAGGTGATCGAGGTGGTGCAGGAGGCCGCCAGCCGGGTGCAGGTGGACGGGGTGGAGCTGACGGCCTCCCAGCTGCTGGAGCGGTTCCTGTTTCCCCCCGCCCAGCAGCACCAGCCGGTGGCCAAACTTTCCGGGGGCGAGCGCCGACGGCTGCATCTCTGCCGGCTGCTGATCGAGGCCCCCAACGTGCTGCTGCTGGACGAGCCCACCAACGACCTCGACGTGCAAACCCTGAGCGTGCTGGAGGACTTCCTCGAGGATTTCCGCGGCTGTGTGGTGGTGGTCTCCCACGACCGCTGGTTTCTGGACCGCACCGTCGACCGCCTGTTCCACTTTGAGGGGGGCCGGCTGGAGCGCTTCGAGGGCAACTACAGCAGCTGGCTGGAGCGGCGGCCCCAGGCCCCGGCCGCCACCCTCGGTCCATCCGCCAGTCCATCTGCCGGGACTGCCGCCGCAACGGAGTCCACCCGGCGGTCGTCGCCAACCACCAAAGCGGCGACGGCGGGACGCCGGCGGCGCAGCTTCAAGGAGGCCCGGGAGCTGGAGCGCCTCGAGAGCGAACTGCCGGAGCTCGAGCAGCGCCGCAGGGAGCTGGAGCAGCACCTGGCGGCCCCCAGCGGCCCGGACTACGCCCGCCTGGAGGCCCTGACCCACGAGCTGGCGGCCCTGGTGGAGCGGATCGCCGCCGCCGAGGAGCGCTGGCTAACGCTCAGCGAGCTGGCAACCTGA
- a CDS encoding Calvin cycle protein CP12 has translation MKTIDDHIEKDKVEIESAKADGNLGKVRHLEEELKALNEYKEHHPEDNHDPTPLEVYCDLNPEAPECRVYDD, from the coding sequence ATGAAGACGATCGACGATCACATCGAGAAGGACAAAGTCGAGATCGAATCGGCCAAGGCCGACGGCAATCTCGGCAAGGTGCGCCACCTCGAGGAGGAGCTCAAGGCCCTCAACGAGTACAAGGAGCACCACCCCGAGGACAACCATGACCCCACCCCCCTGGAGGTCTACTGCGACCTCAACCCCGAAGCTCCCGAGTGCCGCGTCTACGACGACTGA
- a CDS encoding ABC transporter ATP-binding protein, with protein MAEVRFEKVGKTYPPRRGGRPVEVLRQLDLHIQDGEFLVLVGPSGCGKSTLLRLLAGLEATTAGEIYVGERPVSRLRPAQRDVAMVFQSYALYPHLSVADNIGFGLRRSRHRSLPQQLQDSLHRATSRLPAALRIGSERERRIAARVDEVAATLELEPLLQRRPKELSGGQKQRVALGRAIARQPAVFLMDEPLSNLDAKLRTGTRTQIVELQRRLGTTTLYVTHDQVEAMTMGHRIAVLNEGRLQQLGTPMQLYQWPSNLFVAQFIGSPAMNLLPVEVAGSAQLLLGGRRFPVEGPMADLLGDWIGHRITGGLRPEHLRLAPATNRNLAAEVSHCEALGNEQLVTCRLLEGSHLVLVRASPDQNVTVGQTVHLDVEPTGWRLFDGLGAALLPAEATTPPPRQEPQLPAISH; from the coding sequence TTGGCCGAGGTCCGCTTCGAGAAGGTCGGCAAGACCTACCCGCCCCGTCGCGGCGGCAGGCCGGTGGAGGTGCTGCGCCAGCTCGACCTGCACATCCAGGACGGTGAATTCCTCGTGCTGGTCGGCCCTTCGGGCTGCGGCAAGAGCACCCTGCTGCGCCTGCTGGCGGGGCTGGAAGCCACCACGGCGGGCGAGATCTACGTGGGGGAACGTCCCGTGAGCCGGCTGCGGCCGGCCCAGCGCGACGTGGCGATGGTGTTCCAGAGCTACGCGCTCTACCCCCACCTCAGCGTGGCCGACAACATCGGCTTCGGCCTGCGCCGCAGCCGCCACCGCAGCCTGCCCCAGCAGCTTCAGGACAGCCTGCACCGGGCCACCAGCCGCCTGCCCGCGGCCCTGCGGATCGGCTCCGAGCGGGAGCGTCGCATCGCGGCGCGCGTCGACGAAGTGGCCGCCACCCTGGAGCTGGAGCCGCTGCTGCAGCGCCGGCCCAAGGAGCTCTCCGGCGGCCAGAAGCAGCGGGTGGCGCTGGGCCGGGCCATCGCCCGCCAGCCGGCGGTGTTCCTGATGGATGAACCCCTCAGCAACCTGGACGCCAAGCTGCGCACCGGCACCCGCACCCAGATCGTGGAGCTGCAGCGGCGCCTGGGCACCACCACCCTCTACGTCACCCACGACCAGGTGGAGGCGATGACCATGGGCCACCGCATCGCCGTGCTCAACGAGGGCCGGCTGCAGCAGCTGGGCACCCCGATGCAGCTGTACCAGTGGCCGTCCAACCTGTTCGTGGCCCAGTTCATCGGCAGCCCGGCGATGAACCTGCTGCCGGTGGAGGTGGCCGGTTCCGCCCAGCTGCTGCTGGGGGGGCGGCGCTTCCCGGTGGAGGGTCCGATGGCCGACCTGCTGGGCGACTGGATCGGCCACCGGATCACCGGCGGCCTGCGGCCGGAGCACCTGCGGCTGGCCCCGGCCACCAACCGCAACCTGGCGGCGGAGGTGAGCCACTGCGAGGCCCTGGGCAACGAGCAACTCGTCACCTGCCGGCTGCTGGAGGGCAGCCACCTGGTGCTGGTGCGGGCCAGCCCGGACCAGAACGTGACCGTGGGCCAGACCGTGCATCTGGATGTGGAGCCCACGGGCTGGCGCCTGTTCGACGGGCTCGGGGCGGCCCTGCTGCCGGCCGAGGCCACCACCCCGCCGCCACGACAGGAACCCCAGCTGCCCGCCATCAGCCACTGA